One genomic region from Pseudoduganella dura encodes:
- a CDS encoding lysozyme inhibitor LprI family protein: protein MTICFLLASVPLLAHAGNAPSQAHSRHAAEVLEQCGEHSQAGMRDCLERKVRESTRTLAEAEATTRAAIRQWDEEPKFVAQAGLKLRASGSEFARYRAAHCAFVASMGGGAILNALELRRLACVFALNAQRTEELTRLAAELPGK from the coding sequence ATGACGATCTGCTTTCTGCTCGCCAGCGTCCCGTTGCTCGCACATGCAGGCAACGCGCCTTCGCAAGCTCATTCCCGCCATGCTGCGGAAGTCCTCGAACAATGCGGAGAGCATTCCCAGGCGGGCATGCGCGACTGCCTCGAACGAAAGGTTCGGGAGAGCACAAGAACGTTGGCCGAGGCCGAGGCAACAACCCGCGCGGCGATCCGGCAGTGGGATGAGGAACCGAAATTCGTGGCGCAAGCCGGCTTGAAGCTGCGCGCATCGGGAAGCGAGTTCGCCAGGTACCGCGCCGCGCACTGCGCCTTCGTCGCTTCGATGGGAGGCGGCGCGATACTTAACGCACTCGAACTCCGCAGGCTGGCTTGTGTATTCGCGCTGAATGCGCAGCGGACGGAGGAGTTGACGCGCCTTGCCGCGGAGCTTCCGGGGAAATAG
- a CDS encoding TonB-dependent receptor → MPSSALPCFHSIIPPAARLPAVILLALAALPAASRAQAQDPAITTVTVSAGKDPVIRKLDKTVHDVSGMPKAANGTAQDVLQSIPEVQVTADGQISVKGNAQVTVLVDGKPTAMMSGDERAVALQTMSGADIAGVEVITNPSAAHNANGGAIVNIVLKRNRKPGAHAQIRGSATDQGLWNAGASGDVTGKKLGVHGSLAWRRDGTRKFRGSAVDWNNPLGGQAGQTLQTSEVFVRRVVESGALGIDYALSDTDSLSLSARHDSRRSRPLFDTLNVTPAGAGETVDETIWHRISYGPNEQSDRSASLGYSHQGSGTALKAMVQHSATTGLVDKSYRDVYVEPARATGYSRGATRSARRLDQATVDWSRSTEHGQWGMGVDIQGKTDDLDNYQASIDPSTGAATPDPGTTNAYAVKTNLAAAYLTDRIRHRQWEALLGGRIERMALRVGPARGDPRKSHWQAFNPSLHLRHALNDKAGLTLSYRRSLQMPDPRDLNPFATYVDAQNLSRGNPGLRPQRMASWEIGTDMEAARLSGSLGAFHRTSRDTVADARSFADNVLVTSKRNGGQARSTGITGSLDWTSDAKLRLGMDGGIYRVLLDTPDLSGLVRQDGFAGHVNLKAAWSAGPDDVSLDAHGQSSGITPLGRHGATSSVNLAWKRQVTGTLSLTVNASDIFDGSRRTYRTDTSTFRQAGFDHFVARRVYVGFVKKIE, encoded by the coding sequence ATGCCATCGTCCGCCCTGCCCTGCTTTCATTCGATCATCCCGCCTGCCGCCAGGCTGCCCGCCGTGATCCTGCTGGCACTCGCCGCGCTGCCCGCGGCAAGCCGCGCCCAGGCTCAAGACCCGGCCATCACGACGGTGACAGTAAGCGCCGGCAAGGACCCCGTCATCAGGAAGCTCGACAAGACCGTGCATGACGTTTCCGGCATGCCGAAGGCGGCAAACGGCACCGCCCAGGACGTCTTGCAATCGATACCCGAGGTTCAAGTGACGGCCGACGGGCAGATCTCCGTCAAGGGCAATGCCCAGGTCACGGTGCTGGTCGACGGCAAGCCCACGGCGATGATGTCGGGCGACGAGCGGGCGGTGGCGCTGCAGACGATGAGCGGCGCCGACATCGCCGGCGTCGAAGTCATCACCAATCCATCCGCCGCCCACAACGCCAACGGCGGCGCGATCGTCAATATCGTGTTGAAGCGGAACCGCAAGCCTGGCGCGCACGCGCAGATCCGGGGAAGCGCCACCGACCAGGGCCTGTGGAATGCCGGTGCGTCGGGCGACGTGACCGGTAAAAAACTCGGCGTGCATGGCAGCCTGGCCTGGCGCCGCGACGGTACGCGGAAATTCCGTGGCTCTGCGGTCGACTGGAACAATCCGCTCGGCGGCCAGGCCGGACAAACGCTGCAGACCTCCGAGGTGTTCGTGCGCCGTGTCGTCGAAAGCGGGGCACTGGGCATCGATTACGCGCTGAGCGACACCGACAGCCTCAGCCTGTCGGCACGGCATGACAGCCGCCGGTCGCGCCCCTTGTTCGACACGCTGAACGTGACCCCCGCCGGCGCCGGCGAGACCGTGGACGAGACGATCTGGCACCGTATCTCGTACGGTCCCAACGAGCAGTCCGACAGGAGCGCCAGCCTCGGTTACAGCCACCAGGGCAGCGGCACGGCGCTCAAGGCCATGGTCCAGCACAGCGCCACGACCGGGCTGGTCGACAAGTCGTATCGCGACGTGTACGTGGAACCCGCGCGCGCCACCGGCTACAGCCGCGGCGCCACGAGGTCGGCGCGGCGCCTCGACCAGGCCACCGTCGACTGGAGCCGATCGACGGAACATGGCCAGTGGGGCATGGGCGTGGATATCCAGGGCAAGACCGACGACCTCGACAACTACCAGGCATCCATCGATCCGTCGACGGGTGCCGCCACGCCCGATCCCGGTACGACCAACGCCTATGCCGTGAAGACAAACCTGGCCGCCGCCTACCTGACCGACCGGATCAGGCACAGGCAATGGGAAGCGCTGCTCGGTGGACGGATCGAGCGCATGGCGCTGCGGGTCGGTCCGGCGCGGGGCGACCCGCGGAAAAGCCATTGGCAGGCATTCAATCCGAGCCTGCACCTGCGGCATGCCCTCAACGACAAGGCCGGCCTGACCCTCAGCTATCGCCGCAGTCTCCAGATGCCCGACCCGCGCGACCTCAATCCGTTCGCCACCTATGTCGACGCGCAGAACCTGAGCCGCGGCAATCCCGGACTCCGGCCGCAGCGCATGGCTTCATGGGAGATCGGCACCGACATGGAGGCGGCGCGCCTGAGCGGCAGCCTCGGGGCGTTCCATCGCACCAGCCGCGACACGGTGGCCGATGCGCGCAGCTTTGCCGACAACGTGCTGGTCACCTCGAAGCGCAATGGCGGACAGGCCCGCTCGACCGGCATCACGGGCTCTCTCGACTGGACGTCCGATGCGAAGCTGCGCCTGGGCATGGACGGCGGCATTTATCGCGTGCTGCTCGATACGCCCGATCTCTCCGGCCTCGTGCGGCAGGACGGTTTCGCGGGCCATGTGAACCTGAAGGCCGCCTGGAGCGCCGGCCCCGACGACGTGTCGCTCGATGCCCATGGCCAGTCCTCCGGCATCACGCCGCTGGGCCGCCATGGCGCGACCAGCAGCGTGAACCTTGCCTGGAAGCGCCAGGTGACCGGGACGCTGAGCCTGACCGTCAACGCCAGCGATATCTTCGACGGCAGCAGGCGCACCTATCGGACCGACACGAGCACATTCCGGCAGGCGGGTTTCGATCATTTCGTCGCACGGCGTGTCTATGTGGGGTTCGTGAAGAAGATCGAGTGA
- a CDS encoding peroxiredoxin family protein has product MSTSSKAWIKPAIAAAVIAGLGLVAWTSLNSAPAAPQVTFTGIKGERITPADLQGKVVMVNFWATSCATCVAEMPEMVDTYNKFKGQGLEFIAVAMKYDPPNYVVNFTETRQLPFKVALDITGEAAKAYGDVSLTPTTFVIGKDGRIIKRYVGKPEFAALHELLAKALKG; this is encoded by the coding sequence ATGAGCACTTCCTCCAAAGCGTGGATCAAGCCCGCGATCGCGGCAGCCGTGATCGCGGGGCTGGGCCTGGTTGCCTGGACCTCGCTGAACAGCGCGCCCGCCGCGCCGCAGGTCACGTTCACCGGCATCAAGGGCGAACGCATCACCCCGGCCGACCTGCAGGGCAAGGTGGTGATGGTGAATTTCTGGGCCACGTCGTGCGCCACCTGCGTGGCCGAGATGCCGGAAATGGTCGACACGTACAACAAGTTCAAGGGCCAGGGCCTGGAATTCATTGCCGTGGCGATGAAGTACGACCCGCCGAACTACGTGGTCAACTTCACCGAGACGCGGCAGTTGCCGTTCAAGGTCGCGCTGGACATCACCGGCGAAGCCGCCAAGGCCTACGGCGACGTGTCGCTGACGCCGACCACCTTCGTCATCGGCAAGGATGGCAGGATCATCAAGCGCTATGTGGGCAAGCCGGAGTTCGCGGCCTTGCACGAGCTGCTGGCGAAGGCGCTGAAGGGGTAG
- a CDS encoding BON domain-containing protein: MCMSKALLVRLQRPVAIALLGGALMSSLSGCVGLVVGGAVAGTMAASDRRTFGAQTEDKTIAVKADARLRNILDDTGHVNVNSFNRKVLITGEVRDQATKNAVEREVKAIDGVQSVTNELAILGPASYTSRSNDTLLTTKVKASLVDAKDISANSFKVVTERGEVYLMGRVTQFEANRATEIARGVNGVTKVVRVFEYISEEEYKQYQNTPASAQSSN; this comes from the coding sequence ATGTGCATGAGTAAAGCCCTGTTGGTTCGCCTGCAGCGCCCCGTCGCGATCGCCCTGCTGGGCGGCGCATTGATGAGCAGCCTGTCCGGCTGCGTGGGCCTGGTCGTGGGCGGCGCCGTCGCCGGCACGATGGCGGCATCGGACCGCCGCACGTTCGGCGCGCAGACCGAGGACAAGACCATCGCCGTCAAGGCCGATGCGCGGCTGCGCAACATCCTCGACGATACCGGCCATGTGAACGTGAACTCGTTCAACCGCAAGGTGCTGATCACCGGCGAGGTGCGGGACCAGGCCACGAAGAATGCCGTCGAGCGCGAAGTGAAGGCCATCGACGGCGTGCAATCGGTCACCAACGAGCTGGCGATCCTCGGCCCGGCCAGCTACACCTCCCGCTCGAACGACACGCTGCTGACGACGAAAGTCAAAGCCAGCCTGGTCGACGCGAAGGACATTTCCGCGAATTCGTTCAAGGTGGTGACCGAGCGCGGCGAGGTGTACCTGATGGGCCGCGTGACGCAGTTCGAAGCCAACCGCGCGACCGAGATCGCCCGTGGCGTGAACGGCGTGACGAAGGTGGTGCGCGTGTTCGAGTACATCTCGGAAGAGGAGTACAAGCAGTACCAGAACACGCCGGCGTCTGCACAGTCGTCGAACTGA
- a CDS encoding phosphoheptose isomerase, producing the protein MTNQRILAHFHESAETKIQSATVLAQPLAQAIDLMFAALSNGNKILACGNGGSAADCQHFAAELVGRFERERFPLPALALTTDTSLLTAVANDYSYREIFSKQVQAFGQAGDILLAISTSGNSANVMAAIEAALEREMRVVALTGKGGGAIGKMLTDADVHICVPAERTARIQEVHLTCIHCICDGIDVALFGGDVHE; encoded by the coding sequence ATGACCAATCAACGCATCCTTGCGCACTTTCACGAAAGTGCAGAAACCAAGATCCAGTCCGCCACCGTGCTCGCCCAACCGCTGGCGCAGGCGATCGACCTGATGTTCGCGGCCCTTTCCAACGGCAACAAGATCCTCGCCTGCGGCAACGGCGGCTCGGCTGCCGACTGCCAGCACTTCGCGGCCGAGCTGGTGGGCCGTTTCGAGCGCGAGCGCTTCCCGCTGCCCGCGCTGGCGCTGACCACCGACACGTCGCTGCTGACGGCGGTGGCGAACGACTACAGCTACCGCGAAATCTTCAGCAAGCAGGTGCAGGCGTTCGGCCAGGCCGGCGATATCCTGCTGGCGATTTCCACGTCGGGCAACTCGGCCAATGTCATGGCCGCGATCGAGGCGGCGCTGGAGCGCGAAATGCGCGTGGTCGCGCTGACCGGCAAGGGCGGCGGCGCCATCGGCAAGATGCTGACCGACGCCGACGTTCACATTTGCGTGCCGGCCGAGCGCACGGCGCGTATCCAGGAAGTACACCTGACGTGTATCCATTGCATTTGCGACGGCATCGACGTCGCGCTGTTCGGAGGAGATGTGCATGAGTAA
- a CDS encoding ligand-binding sensor domain-containing protein — MIRGILETLLVLFLLAAYPFAHATAPAPLLADYTHTAWTDLDGAPTGVTKFAQGADGWLWIATPTGLYRFDGVRFERIDRIHGHPLDSSNIMALATAPDGALWVGYRTGGVSVFRKDGSRTFMEGEGLHPVGVMHIEAAPDGAIWVAMRDGVAVLAPGGERFRYLGREAGLPDRGVFQILFARDGTTWAGTNSGAWFRRPGESRFSRAWPRHALVWLSQAPDGTLWGNDFERGYHRVRTAPPPAGAPARPEIAGIGMYFDRQGTMWVTHVDSLERKTAPAGPGLPDQRLSNLNGISGPMLGAIFQDREGNLWIGTSRGIDRLRPNRLRTLAVAKQLEYPALVASPAGDTWVGDYAGDLLSHGPGGHMRREVPGKLTASYTAPDGVLWLGGMEGVLRRDPDGTLASLGFPGGMQGMRVHAMQQDRDGALWASFNTGGGVYKLVAGQWIRSGGLQGIPDLLTTSMARDADGKLWLAHLRSQVTVVDGGKVCGLGPGQGLELGTVLTLYPDGQAMWAGGENGVALYRNGRFAALHGRHDERFRGVSGIVRLPDGDLWLHGADGLYRVAAADLAGWLRDEHAAVAFERFDAQDGMQGHAPQLRPVPSLRRARDGVLWYATTNSVGTIDPANILRNPLAPPVEITGVTADGVRHAILDGHALDLPQGTRNLQIDFTALSLSLPERVRLRYRLVGMDRAWQEPAGRRQAYYTNLAPGSYRFEVIASNEDNLWNPKGAVLEMTIAPTFVQSAWFKVLLAAAGLLLLYTAYALRIRYVTQLMHERLHERLAERTRIARALHDTLLQSIQALLMTFDAHSRHLEEGTQERIRLDKTLNLAEQLLVEGRDQIMVLRESPTPEVLELTLGQFGNGLAEHRPHAFDMKIHGVPRQLRPEVHEEIYAIAREALFNASSYANATRIELELEYSTGAFIVRIRDDGRGLEEAVAAAGHRPGHWGLVGMRERAGCIGATLEIGSEPGAGTRITVTVPGKKAY, encoded by the coding sequence ATGATCCGCGGTATTCTCGAGACCCTGCTTGTTCTTTTCCTGCTGGCCGCATACCCGTTCGCACATGCCACGGCACCGGCCCCGCTGCTCGCCGACTACACCCATACCGCCTGGACCGACCTGGATGGCGCGCCCACCGGCGTGACGAAATTCGCCCAGGGTGCCGATGGCTGGCTGTGGATCGCCACACCGACCGGGTTGTACCGTTTCGACGGCGTGCGCTTCGAGCGCATCGACAGGATCCACGGCCACCCGCTCGATTCCAGCAACATCATGGCGCTGGCCACCGCGCCGGACGGCGCGCTCTGGGTCGGCTACCGCACCGGCGGCGTCTCCGTGTTCAGGAAGGACGGGTCGCGCACCTTCATGGAAGGCGAAGGCCTGCATCCGGTCGGCGTCATGCATATCGAAGCGGCGCCGGACGGTGCGATCTGGGTGGCGATGCGCGACGGCGTGGCGGTGCTGGCGCCGGGCGGCGAGCGTTTCCGGTACCTGGGGCGCGAAGCCGGCCTGCCCGACAGGGGCGTGTTCCAGATCCTGTTCGCGCGCGACGGCACGACCTGGGCGGGAACCAATTCCGGTGCCTGGTTTCGCCGCCCGGGCGAGTCCCGCTTCAGCCGGGCATGGCCGCGCCATGCGCTGGTCTGGCTGAGCCAGGCGCCGGACGGCACGTTATGGGGCAACGATTTCGAACGGGGTTATCACCGGGTTCGTACCGCGCCGCCGCCCGCCGGTGCACCGGCCAGGCCCGAAATCGCCGGTATCGGCATGTACTTCGACCGGCAGGGCACCATGTGGGTGACGCATGTCGACAGCCTGGAGCGCAAGACGGCCCCTGCCGGGCCCGGCCTGCCGGACCAGCGCCTGTCGAACCTGAACGGCATCAGCGGCCCCATGCTCGGCGCGATCTTCCAGGACCGCGAAGGCAATCTGTGGATCGGCACGTCGCGCGGGATCGACCGGCTGCGGCCGAACCGCCTGCGCACGCTGGCCGTGGCGAAGCAACTGGAATATCCCGCCCTGGTGGCGTCCCCCGCCGGCGATACCTGGGTGGGCGACTATGCCGGCGACCTGTTGAGCCATGGCCCCGGCGGGCACATGCGCCGCGAGGTGCCGGGCAAGCTGACCGCCAGCTACACGGCGCCGGACGGCGTGCTGTGGCTCGGCGGCATGGAAGGCGTGCTGCGGCGCGACCCCGATGGCACGCTGGCTTCGCTCGGTTTCCCGGGCGGCATGCAAGGCATGCGGGTCCACGCGATGCAGCAGGATCGCGACGGCGCGCTGTGGGCATCGTTCAACACCGGCGGCGGGGTGTACAAGCTCGTCGCCGGTCAATGGATCAGGTCCGGGGGACTGCAGGGCATTCCCGACCTGCTGACCACGTCGATGGCCCGCGACGCCGACGGGAAGTTATGGCTGGCGCACCTGCGCAGCCAAGTCACGGTCGTCGACGGCGGCAAGGTCTGCGGGCTCGGCCCCGGGCAGGGGCTGGAACTGGGCACGGTGCTGACCCTGTATCCCGATGGCCAGGCCATGTGGGCGGGCGGCGAAAATGGCGTCGCCCTGTACCGCAACGGCCGCTTTGCCGCCTTGCACGGCAGGCATGACGAGCGTTTTCGCGGCGTTTCGGGCATCGTCCGGCTGCCCGATGGCGACTTGTGGCTGCATGGCGCCGATGGCCTGTACCGTGTCGCCGCCGCCGACCTGGCCGGCTGGCTGCGCGACGAACATGCCGCCGTGGCCTTCGAACGTTTCGATGCGCAGGACGGCATGCAGGGCCACGCGCCGCAGTTGCGGCCGGTGCCTTCGCTGCGGCGCGCGCGCGATGGCGTGCTGTGGTACGCCACCACGAATTCGGTCGGCACCATCGATCCCGCCAATATCCTGCGCAACCCGCTGGCGCCGCCGGTGGAAATAACCGGCGTAACCGCCGACGGGGTGCGCCATGCCATCCTCGATGGCCATGCGCTCGACCTGCCGCAAGGCACGCGCAACCTGCAGATCGACTTCACCGCCCTGTCCCTGTCGCTGCCGGAGCGGGTGCGCCTGCGCTACCGGCTGGTCGGCATGGATCGCGCGTGGCAGGAGCCGGCGGGCCGCCGGCAAGCGTATTACACCAACCTGGCACCGGGCAGCTACCGCTTCGAAGTCATCGCATCGAACGAGGACAACCTGTGGAACCCGAAGGGCGCGGTGCTGGAGATGACCATTGCGCCGACGTTCGTGCAGAGCGCCTGGTTCAAGGTGCTGCTGGCGGCGGCCGGATTGCTGCTGCTGTACACCGCCTATGCCTTGCGCATTCGCTACGTCACGCAACTGATGCATGAGCGCCTGCATGAGCGCCTGGCCGAACGCACGCGCATCGCGCGGGCCCTGCACGATACCCTGTTGCAGAGCATCCAGGCCCTCCTGATGACCTTCGATGCCCACAGCCGGCACCTGGAGGAAGGCACGCAGGAACGCATACGCCTGGACAAGACGCTCAATCTCGCCGAACAGTTGCTGGTCGAAGGAAGGGACCAGATCATGGTGCTGCGCGAGTCGCCGACCCCCGAAGTGCTGGAACTGACGCTCGGGCAGTTCGGTAACGGGCTCGCGGAGCACCGGCCGCATGCGTTCGACATGAAGATCCATGGCGTGCCGCGGCAGTTGCGCCCGGAAGTGCATGAAGAAATCTACGCCATCGCGCGCGAAGCGCTGTTCAATGCGTCAAGTTATGCAAATGCCACCCGGATCGAACTCGAACTGGAGTACAGTACCGGCGCATTCATCGTGCGGATTCGCGACGACGGCCGCGGCCTGGAAGAAGCCGTCGCCGCGGCGGGCCACCGGCCCGGCCACTGGGGGCTGGTGGGCATGCGCGAACGCGCCGGCTGCATCGGCGCCACGCTGGAAATCGGCAGCGAACCGGGCGCCGGCACGCGGATCACCGTGACCGTGCCGGGCAAGAAGGCATACTGA
- a CDS encoding sensor histidine kinase — MKTRTYFLLMLVAIIVPVACLATLGLSMLLRFEREARIRSIEEMANSTSLLIDSEIARAEAALRIVAHSQEIRTDDFDGLYRLLAATRASPLSWTLVADYNGNGLINTLVPYGTPLARNTGKWAAKIYDAGEARVGGYFIGASSKRGVVSVNVPVPASAGRKYVLTQIFDPNYFNKVFQRHALKPGWIVGIFDANGISIARNRSADRFVGKLVRPELREASRRQPNGVIRHATREGIEVYDIFVRSSLTNWTVAIGIPVEEIESAVRLATWYAAAALLAILGGAFSIAVFFARRIDRALLGATSAAQALAQGTVVQVTPSGLQEADGLLHVMHRTGLALARESAARAALEEEREQLLAMERSARLRAEAQDHAKDNFIAMLSHELRNPLAAITTAVSVIRLPELPAPNREKAWNIVVRQLAHLTHMVGDLLDVRRVLSGKVTLQAARVNVGELVKFCCDSRMVANSKDHEWSVRVVDAWLTGDANRLAQVIDNLLANAIKYTPAGGTIAVRMHCADEGAGAAAVIEVTDTGVGIAPEVLPTIFESLVQGPTTIDRSQGGLGLGLSIARGLVHMHGGTIAAESEGPGEGSRFTVRLPLDDRGADNPPGGCPPNDTQ, encoded by the coding sequence ATGAAGACACGCACTTATTTCCTGCTGATGCTGGTGGCGATCATCGTGCCCGTGGCATGCCTCGCCACGCTGGGCCTGTCGATGCTGCTGCGCTTCGAGCGGGAAGCACGCATTCGCAGCATCGAGGAAATGGCCAATTCCACGTCGCTGCTCATCGACAGCGAAATCGCCAGGGCCGAAGCGGCGCTCCGGATCGTGGCGCATTCGCAGGAAATCAGGACGGACGATTTCGACGGCCTGTATCGCCTGCTGGCCGCAACCCGGGCTTCCCCGTTGAGCTGGACGCTGGTCGCGGACTATAACGGCAATGGGTTGATCAATACCCTGGTCCCCTACGGCACGCCGCTGGCCAGGAATACCGGCAAGTGGGCCGCGAAGATCTACGACGCCGGGGAAGCGCGGGTCGGCGGCTATTTCATCGGTGCGAGTTCGAAGCGGGGCGTGGTGTCCGTCAACGTTCCGGTGCCGGCATCCGCCGGCAGGAAATATGTCCTCACGCAGATATTCGATCCCAATTATTTCAACAAGGTTTTCCAGCGCCATGCATTGAAGCCCGGCTGGATCGTCGGCATCTTCGACGCGAACGGCATCTCGATCGCACGCAACAGAAGTGCCGACCGGTTCGTCGGCAAACTGGTGCGCCCCGAGTTGCGGGAAGCCTCGCGCCGGCAACCGAACGGCGTGATACGGCATGCCACGCGTGAAGGCATCGAGGTCTACGACATCTTTGTCCGGTCCAGCCTTACCAACTGGACCGTGGCTATCGGCATTCCCGTCGAAGAAATCGAATCGGCGGTGCGGCTGGCGACATGGTATGCCGCTGCTGCCCTGCTGGCGATCCTGGGCGGCGCCTTCAGCATTGCGGTCTTTTTCGCACGCCGTATCGACCGGGCACTCCTGGGTGCGACCTCCGCGGCGCAGGCACTGGCACAAGGAACGGTTGTCCAGGTGACGCCCTCGGGGCTGCAGGAGGCGGACGGGTTGCTGCACGTGATGCACCGCACCGGCCTGGCGCTGGCGCGCGAAAGCGCCGCACGCGCAGCACTGGAGGAAGAGCGCGAACAGCTGCTCGCCATGGAGCGCTCGGCGCGGCTGCGCGCGGAAGCCCAGGACCATGCCAAGGACAACTTCATCGCGATGCTGAGCCATGAACTGCGCAATCCCCTGGCGGCGATCACCACAGCCGTCTCCGTCATCCGCCTGCCGGAACTGCCGGCACCGAACAGGGAAAAGGCGTGGAACATCGTCGTTCGCCAGCTGGCGCACCTCACCCACATGGTCGGAGACCTGCTCGATGTGCGCCGGGTCCTGTCCGGCAAGGTGACGCTGCAGGCTGCCCGGGTGAACGTGGGCGAGCTCGTGAAATTCTGCTGCGACTCCAGGATGGTGGCCAACAGCAAGGACCACGAATGGTCGGTTCGTGTCGTGGACGCCTGGCTGACCGGCGACGCGAACCGGCTCGCGCAGGTCATCGACAATCTCCTGGCCAACGCCATAAAATACACGCCGGCGGGAGGAACGATCGCGGTGCGAATGCATTGCGCGGACGAAGGCGCCGGCGCGGCAGCCGTCATCGAAGTGACCGATACCGGCGTCGGGATAGCGCCGGAAGTGCTGCCGACGATATTCGAATCGCTGGTGCAGGGGCCGACGACGATCGATCGCTCCCAGGGTGGCCTCGGGCTCGGATTGTCGATCGCCCGCGGCCTGGTGCACATGCATGGCGGGACCATCGCCGCCGAAAGCGAAGGCCCGGGCGAGGGCAGCAGGTTCACGGTCCGCCTGCCGCTCGACGACCGGGGCGCCGACAATCCGCCCGGTGGCTGTCCGCCGAACGATACCCAGTAG
- a CDS encoding YraN family protein — protein sequence MRRTDQQQKGQLGEDAALDHLLSHGLVLIERNFLCKGGELDLVMRDGTHLVFVEVRRRRSRAFGGAAASITPAKQRRMKIAAQVFLLRYRTLPPCRFDVIAIDGESIGWLKNVMD from the coding sequence ATGCGCCGCACCGACCAGCAGCAAAAAGGGCAACTGGGCGAGGATGCCGCCCTCGATCACCTGTTGTCGCACGGCCTGGTGCTCATCGAGCGCAACTTCCTCTGCAAGGGCGGCGAACTCGACCTGGTCATGCGCGACGGCACCCATCTCGTGTTCGTCGAGGTGCGCCGGCGCCGCAGCCGCGCCTTCGGCGGCGCCGCCGCCAGCATCACGCCCGCCAAGCAGCGCCGCATGAAGATCGCGGCCCAGGTTTTCCTGCTGCGCTATCGAACGCTGCCGCCATGCCGGTTCGACGTGATCGCCATCGATGGCGAATCGATCGGCTGGCTGAAGAACGTGATGGACTGA
- a CDS encoding penicillin-binding protein activator — MLAEKIKTLLLCVAAALSVSACSTPCGSPGALCAPIETVTSPPERVTAPPERRPAPPPEADAQVETFAVAMPGTANEGQATAAATGQPVRIGLLLPLRSETLGRAADAVRAGFMAAWERDRAGFEVTVVETGDAAGDVLPTYQSTLAQQDMIVGPLARSAVTALAASPLVTKPTIALNHPEDREGTALPPKMLSIGLSIEEEARQVAEWAAREHPGANVMILSGSAAWQRRIASAFAGHAAQVGMATKTLELAALNGYLSDPELVALRARLAEQPVDLLFAALDAGQARQLRVALAAPPLGEIPLYGTSSLNPGRVSLYQGTELDGVKLLDLPWQVERDSPTVTAYPQPVPRDEERLTADMERLYALGIDAFRVAREIALHPGQPIALDGVTGKLSIDFGNGPARVKRVEPAAVYRNGVPVPVSTTP; from the coding sequence ATGCTGGCTGAAAAAATCAAAACACTGCTGTTGTGCGTGGCGGCCGCGCTGTCGGTTTCCGCGTGCAGCACGCCTTGCGGCAGCCCGGGGGCATTGTGCGCGCCAATCGAGACCGTGACAAGCCCGCCCGAACGCGTTACCGCGCCGCCGGAACGCCGGCCCGCCCCGCCCCCCGAGGCGGATGCCCAGGTCGAAACGTTCGCCGTGGCGATGCCCGGCACCGCGAACGAAGGCCAGGCGACCGCGGCGGCCACCGGCCAGCCCGTGCGCATCGGCCTGCTGCTGCCGCTGCGCTCCGAGACGCTGGGCCGCGCCGCCGATGCCGTGCGCGCCGGCTTCATGGCGGCCTGGGAACGCGACCGCGCCGGCTTCGAAGTCACGGTCGTCGAAACGGGCGACGCCGCGGGCGACGTCCTCCCGACTTACCAGTCCACGCTGGCGCAACAGGACATGATCGTGGGCCCGCTGGCCCGCTCCGCCGTCACCGCCCTCGCGGCCAGCCCGCTGGTGACGAAGCCCACCATCGCACTGAATCACCCGGAAGACCGCGAAGGCACCGCGCTGCCGCCGAAGATGCTGTCGATCGGCCTGTCGATCGAGGAGGAGGCGCGCCAGGTGGCCGAGTGGGCCGCGCGCGAGCATCCCGGTGCCAACGTGATGATCCTGTCCGGCAGCGCCGCCTGGCAGCGCCGCATCGCCAGCGCGTTTGCCGGCCATGCCGCGCAGGTGGGCATGGCCACCAAGACGCTCGAACTGGCCGCGCTGAACGGCTACCTGAGCGACCCGGAACTGGTGGCGCTGCGTGCCCGCCTGGCCGAGCAACCGGTCGACCTGCTGTTCGCCGCGCTCGATGCCGGCCAGGCCCGCCAGCTGCGCGTGGCGCTCGCCGCGCCGCCGCTGGGCGAGATTCCGCTGTACGGCACATCGTCGCTCAATCCGGGCCGCGTGTCGCTGTACCAGGGCACCGAACTCGATGGCGTCAAGCTGCTGGACCTGCCGTGGCAGGTCGAGCGCGACAGCCCCACCGTGACGGCCTACCCGCAGCCGGTGCCGCGCGACGAGGAACGCCTCACCGCGGACATGGAACGCCTGTACGCGCTCGGCATCGATGCCTTCCGCGTGGCGCGTGAAATCGCGCTGCATCCGGGCCAGCCGATCGCGCTCGATGGCGTCACGGGCAAGCTGTCGATCGACTTCGGCAACGGCCCGGCGCGCGTGAAGCGCGTGGAACCGGCGGCCGTCTACCGCAACGGCGTACCGGTACCGGTCTCCACCACGCCATAA